A window of the Eretmochelys imbricata isolate rEreImb1 chromosome 7, rEreImb1.hap1, whole genome shotgun sequence genome harbors these coding sequences:
- the TBATA gene encoding protein TBATA — MDRITKMATEIKNLELVLQQLETKCISAKEKMEMLRSPVAGPFKGQDITALAGKLKHVALNTPLRFSMEAMRPQSKNNSRFGNLSHHSFFSRHNPHPHRVTHIQGLNGAPICMVNDAWSVLTPLSPHPMIKGQLSTTVLGVSGAQMPIGDPHSNLVPRLTVGVLSDAWREELRELAARVSASSSTEMEQKEVVEEPQRATQYSAETGRLIPPSSRATTRHTPHQLCRNNAKNKGKDAALSFQGQELVILELLCQILQTDSLSAIQQWLLTAGQRGEILFLLLPTCLPLITEKDLVMRMLQTATANLQLEPQSLSTSMEQRLQSQTAMGLSSRGQHLGSNHPIRLSQSQKQESIPEEDKPVHMGTAEVLQFHLSQDVKQNQPDPPN; from the exons ATGGACAG AATCACTAAAATGGCAACAGAGATAAAGAACTTGGAACTTGTTCTTCAGCAGCTGGA AACAAAGTGTATATCTGCTAAGGAGAAGATGGAGATGCTAAGGAGCCCAGTTGCTGGTCCATTCAAAGGACAAGACATCACAGCATTAGCAGGAAAACTCAAACACGTGGCTCTAAACACACCACTGCGGTTTAGTATGGAGGCCATGAGACCCCAGTCAAAGAACAACTCTCGCTTTGGCAACCTAAGCCACCATTCCTTCTTCTCACGGCACAACCCCCATCCTCACCGAGTGACCCACATCCAAG GCTTAAATGGTGCCCCCATCTGTATGGTTAATGATGCGTGGTCTGTGCTGACTCCTTTGTCACCTCATCCAATGATAAAAGGCCAGCTTTCTACTACTGTACTGGGGGTGTCAGGGGCCCAGATGCCGATTGGAGATCCACATAGTAATCTTGTCCCCAGGTTAACTGTAG GTGTCTTGTCCGATGCATGGAGAGAAGAACTGCGGGAACTCGCTGCCAGAGTTAGTGCTTCCTCCTCCACTGAAATGGAGCAAAAGGAAGTG gtggaagagccccagagagcaACACAGTACTCAGCAGAAACTGGGCGCCTCATCCCACCTTCTTCTCGGGCAACAACCCGCCATACGCCCCACCAGTTGTGCCGGAATAATGCAAAGAACAAAGGCAAAGATGCTGCCCTGTCTTTCCAAGGCCAAGAGCTGGTA ATTTTGGAGCTGCTGTGTCAGATCCTGCAGACAGACTCTTTGTCGGCTATTCAGCAATGGCTGCTCACAGCTGGTCAGAGGG GTGAGATATTGTTTCTTCTGCTGCCTACTTGTCTTCCTCTCATTACAGAAAAGGATCTTGTTATGAGGATGTTGCAGACTGCAACAGCCAACCTACAACTGGAGCCCCAGTCCTTGAGCACAAGCATGGAGCAGAGGCTTCAGTCCCAGACTGCAATGGGCCTGTCCTCCAGAGGGCAACACTTGGGAAGCAATCATCCAATCAG ATTGTCTCAGAGCCAGAAGCAAGAATCCATTCCAGAGGAAGACAAGCCAG tgcATATGGGTACTGCAGAAGTTCTCCAGTTCCATTTATCCCAGGATGTAAAGCAGAACCAGCCAGATCCACCCAATTAA